A single window of Aspergillus flavus chromosome 4, complete sequence DNA harbors:
- a CDS encoding acyl-CoA dehydrogenase family protein, whose product MSKTFSRAEVAKHNTEDSVWCIIDHRVYDLTDFLDAHPGGSVVLNQVAGQDATAEFYNLHRQEVLEKYRDELCIGTVEGETPEIAPREPGSLSEVPYAEPLWLRPDFKNPYYKESHRRLQRAVREFTDRYIYPEAQEKEKDGTYISQELIDRMAEAGILAMRLGPGKHLHGRKLLGGAVDGKEFDYLHDLIVSQELSRANARGFSDGNMAGMAISLTAVQQWLRNVPLRDQITDEVLSGRKKMCLAITEAFAGSDVAGLRTTATKTPDGKHYIINGTKKWITNGMFADYFVVGCRTEKGFSVILVPRGEGVETKLIKTSYSTAAGTAYIQFENVKVPVENLLGEEHKGFIVIMSNFNHERFMMACGTIRMAMTVVEECMKWCNQRIVFGKKLIEQPVMRQKLARMISLCESNQAWLESIAYQMCNMTYKEQATHLGGPIGLLKSHATRAAQEIAEQATNIFGGRGLTQTGMGKVIEMFHRTYKFDAILGGTEEILADLGVRQAMKKFPKAML is encoded by the exons ATGTCGAAAACATTCTCCCGCGCCGAGGTCGCCAAACACAACACCGAAGACTCCGTCTGGTGCATCATCGACCACCGCGTCTACGACCTCACAGATTTCCTCGACGCCCACCCCGGCGGTAGCGTTGTCCTCAACCAAGTCGCCGGCCAAGATGCGACCGCCGAGTTCTATAACCTCCACCGTCAAGAAGTCCTCGAGAAATACCGCGACGAGCTCTGCATCGGAACCGTAGAAGGCGAAACCCCCGAGATTGCGCCCCGTGAACCCGGCAGCCTTAGCGAAGTCCCCTATGCCGAGCCCCTCTGGCTGCGTCCCGACTTCAAGAACCCCTATTATAAGGAGAGCCATCGTCGGTTGCAGCGCGCCGTGCGCGAGTTCACCGATCGCTATATCTACCCCGAGGCgcaggaaaaggagaaggatggCACATATATCAGTCAGGAGTTGATCGATCGCATGGCGGAGGCTGGCATTTTGGCTATGCGTTTGGGTCCCGGAAAGCATTTGCATGGTCGCAAATTGCTGGGTGGTGCTGTTGATGGAAAGGAGTTCGACTATCTCCACGATTTGATTGTTTCGCAGGAGCTGAGTCGCGCGAATGCTAGAG GCTTCTCCGACGGAAACATGGCTGGTATGGCTATCAGTTTGACCGCCGTTCAGCAGTGGCTGCGCAATGTCCCTCTTCGCGACCAGATCACCGACGAGGTTCTGTCGGGCAGAAAGAAGATGTGTCTTGCCATTACCGAAGCTTTCGCTGGCAGTGACGTGGCTGGACTGCGTACCACGGCGACAAAGACTCCAGATGGCAAGCACTACATTATCAACGGCACCAA GAAGTGGATCACCAACGGCATGTTCGCCGACTACTTCGTTGTGGGCTGCAGGACCGAGAAGGGCTTCTCAGTGATTTTGGTCCCCCGCGGTGAGGGCGTGGAAACTAAGCTGATCAAGACTTCCTACTCGACCGCGGCCGGTACGGCATACATTCAGTTCGAGAACGTCAAGGTTCCTGTTGAGAACCTGCTGGGCGAGGAACACAAgggcttcatcgtcatcatgaGCAACTTCAACCACGAGCGTTTCATGATGGCCTGCGGTACGATTCGCATGGCCATGACGGTGGTCGAGGAGTGCATGAAATGGTGCAACCAGCGCATTGTCTTCGGCAAGAAGCTGATTGAACAGCCTGTCATGCGACAAAA ACTCGCCCGAATGATCTCCCTCTGCGAATCCAACCAGGCCTGGCTGGAATCCATCGCTTACCAAATGTGCAACATGACCTACAAGGAACAAGCGACCCATTTAGGTGGTCCTATCGGTCTGCTCAAGTCGCACGCAACCCGCGCCGCACAGGAGATCGCTGAGCAAGCGACGAACATCTTCGGTGGTCGTGGTTTGACCCAGACCGGTATGGGCAAGGTCATCGAGATGTTCCACCGCACGTATAAGTTCGACGCCATCTTGGGTGGAACAGAGGAGATTCTGGCCGATTTGGGCGTGCGACAGGCTATGAAGAAATTCCCTAAGGCGATGTTGTAA
- a CDS encoding acetyltransferase, CysE/LacA/LpxA/NodL family (conserved hypothetical protein) yields the protein MTTSKEWQKMLNGELYWAWDEDLQANRERCKLACQRFNEAGQVSRRRRVELWRDIIGDTRPLPPPLIDTKADEDQFKDTDPFVDPPISIDHGLNFKVGKGTFLNFNLLVLDTCLVTIGERVLFGPNVSIYGATHPMDPAVRRGLEGPEAGKEVHVEDDVWIGGSVIILAGVRIGRGSTVGAGSVVTRDVPPFHFAAGNPARVIKKIETSMDSEQQSMQ from the exons ATGACCACCTCCAAAGAGTGGCAGAAGATGCTCAATGGCGAGCTATACTGGGCTTGGGACGAAGATCTACAGGCCAACCGCGAGCGATGCAAATTAGCATGTCAACGGTTCAATGAAGCCGGACAAGTATCTAGACGGCGCAGAGTAGAACTGTGGAGAGA TATAATCGGCGACACTCGTCCCCTCCCACCACCTCTCATAGATACCAAAGCAGATGAAGACCAATTCAAAGACACAGACCCCTTCGTCGACCCCCCGATTTCAATAGACCACGGTCTCAATTTCAAAGTCGGAAAGGGGACATTTCTCAACTTCAACCTGCTCGTCTTGGATACATGTCTTGTCACCATCGGGGAACGAGTGCTCTTCGGCCCCAATGTTAGTATCTATGGTGCCACGCATCCGATGGATCCTGCTGTGCGACGTGGACTCGAGGGCCCGGAGGCGGGTAAGGAAGTGCatgttgaggatgatgtttgGATTGGCGGTAGTGTGATTATTTTGGCGGGTGTGAGGATTGGTCGGGGGAGTACGGTTGGGGCTGGGAGTGTGGTTACTAGG GATGTGCCGCCTTTTCATTTTGCTGCTGGGAACCCGGCACGGGTGATTAAGAAGATTGAGACGAGTATGGATTCGGAACAGCAGTCGATGCAATGA
- a CDS encoding fungal-specific transcription factor domain-containing protein, translated as MPRAGPACLTCREKCRKCDRARPNCQRCISKGLVCGGYPEQFRFCGIASRGKWKGARIPVSTQRSRNAADRANMEQDIHQQQTQGTMNAAPTPPEAYPPRSDKLNADTQEMSNEVAEILRLPETETLLTHYDEFICPHQISEIGNESDNPYRSYILPLARKQIGLLYAVLGFSASHLGQLTGNQTMHEATAVEYRMKAIRALSEEIRRSQASTLLEDEQDAVLAIIQILLLHDIAESGISTHGIHITGAMSVCKRLLISEGLSGHRRRAVFFLGNLAWLDIIRAFAGPERLCFSQDIRELVACASESTFEMVNGCPREVFLIIGGILEKSKEHTLGWLTWDEYQIAMLVAKHKLYSWDSKEKMYPSTDPRWLAVAESFRFACILRILRLLDDLRPAKSPEIQECVARILDATATIPSDCPLIELLILPLFMAGADSLARHSQYYILSRFKEIERRSEIRNPVPRDLLEKVWAARAAQPPDDDKNVSWTSFKHKLVAISYYELNEMLLRCCLKRGDIVIFWWLCALCHSIQAFIPPRLVANAARIDLSSRNRCNIVNKLAITTASCSCPPLSGSNSTPSLKSVGSHTTMPT; from the exons ATGCCCCGGGCCG GGCCTGCATGCTTGACATGCAGGGAGAAGTGTCGAAAATGCGATCGTGCACGTCCCAATTGTCAGCGCTGTATATCGAAGGGTCTAGTATGTGGAGGGTATCCGGAGCAGTTCAGATTTTGTGGCATTGCTAGtcgaggaaaatggaaaggcGCTCGGATACCGGTGAGCACTCAAAGATCTCGAAATGCAGCGGATAGAGCAAATATGGAGCAAGATATCCATCAGCAACAAACTCAAGGGACTATGAATGCGGCTCCGACACCCCCGGAAGCTTACCCGCCGCGCTCGGACAAACTCAATGCGGACACACAAGAGATGTCCAACGAAGTCGCAGAGATACTTAGACTGCCTGAAACTGAGACACTCCTCACTCATT ATGACGAGTTTATATGTCCACATCAGATCTCCGAGATTGGTAATGAGAGCGACAACCCGTATCGATCATATATTCTTCCCCTAGCCCGGAAGCAGATTGGTTTACTATACGCTGTACTTGGCTTTTCCGCCTCGCATCTTGGGCAGTTGACGGGGAACCAAACGATGCACGAAGCCACTGCAGTGGAATATCGCATGAAAGCTATACGTGCCCTCAGTGAAGAGATCCGTAGAAGTCAAGCATCAActttgctggaggatgagcAAGATGCTGTTCTTGCCATCATCCAGATTTTATTGCTTCATGAT ATAGCCGAATCCGGAATTTCGACTCATGGAATTCATATAACGGGAGCTATGTCCGTTTGCAAGCGGTTATTGATCTCCGAGGGACTAAGTGGCCACCGTCGGCGGGCTGTGTTCTTTCTGGGTAACCTCGCCTG GCTTGATATTATCCGCGCTTTTGCCGGTCCAGAACGCCTCTGCTTCTCTCAAGATATCCGAGAACTGGTTGCATGTGCAAGTGAAAGCACATTTGAGATGGTCAACGGATGTCCTCGGGAAGTGTTCCTGATTATTGGTGGTATTCTGGAAAAATCCAAAGAGCACACACTGGGGTGGCTTACGTGGGATGAATATCAGATCGCCATGCTTGTGGCCAAGCACAAGCTATACTCTTGGGATAGTAAAGAGAAGATGTATCCCAGTACTGACCCTCGTTGGCTGGCTGTGGCGGAGAGTTTCCGGTTTGCATGTATATTACGCATACTTCGCTTACTGGACGATCTCCGTCCGGCAAAAAGCCCAGAGATACAAGAATGTGTGGCTCGGATCTTAGATGCAACCGCCACCATACCTTCGGACTGTCCATTGATCGAACTGCTCATTTTGCCTCTCTTCATGGCTGGAGCAGACTCCCTTGCACGCCATTCACAGTATTACATTCTATCTCGATTCAAAGAGATTGAAAGGAGATCCGAAATTCGCAACCCAGTGCCTAGAGACCTTCTAGAGAAAGTATGGGCTGCTCGTGCTGCCCAACCACCTGACGATGATAAAAATGTCTCTTGGACAAGCTTT AAACATAAATTAGTTGCTATATCATATTATGAATTAAACGAAATGCTATTACGATGTTGCCTAAAGCGAGGAGACATTGTAATCTTCTGGTGGTTATGCGCGCTTTGCCACAGTATACAAGCCTTCATACCCCCCCGCCTTGTGGCTAATGCAG CGCGCATCGATTTATCTTCACGCAACCGGTGCAACATCGTCAATAAGCTCGCTATTACAACGGCTTCCTGCTCCTGCCCACCGCTTTCAGGGAGCAACAGCACTCCTTCGCTGAAGTCTGTAGGTAGCCACACCACAATGCCAACATGA
- a CDS encoding PI31 proteasome regulator N-terminal-domain-containing protein: protein MAGNLDVLRAENVLDLAQKALQGDGSVEYSLKTPYEAVALIGHACMLAVNFRLVGLGEEHTIEGSSENPTLPPGWNANDTVSFRYAHSQSSMQYLLKVSRIGNNALIFALALGDDKTTSFDIPVKDFISASALPVSSSSQSNATLSEVFISTPRLNDLIGLFKINVIQKLAPGIYKEGYEATSQSVREQPQERPPRRDPLRDDQIPQPARPYPFDDPLATRPRRPVPPGDFAPPGFEDEYEIQRPPRGIPLGMGGRNPLNIGDRDLYPPGLGPHDPLRGGIGPGLGGGGGGGMHPTFDDPLFGGPQGGGYDPQAPPGARYDPVGPGFGAPFGRGRGPSGGRGAGGGGGFGGFGFGGDII from the exons ATGGCCGGAAATCTAGATGTCTTACGGGCTGAGAATGTTTTGGATCTTGCTCAGAAGGCTCTACAGGGAGACGGAAGTGTCGAGTACAGTCTCAAGACTCCTTACGAAGCGGTTGCTCTCATCGGCCATGCATGTATGCTGGCTGTGAACTTCCGCCTTGTGGGCCTTGGTGAAGAACACACGATAG AAGGTTCGTCTGAGAACCCAACTCTTCCGCCAGGATGGAATGCGAACGATACCGTCTCCTTCCGTTACGCTCATTCGCAGTCTTCGATGCAGTATCTGCTCAAAGTCAGCCGTATAGGAAACAATGCCCTTATTTTCGCCCTAGCACTAGGTGATGACAAAACCACTTCCTTTGACATTCCAGTCAAAGACTTCATTTCTGCGTCCGCTTTGCCtgtttcatcatcatcccagTCAAACGCCACCCTCAGTGAAGTTTTCATATCTACACCACGATTAAACGATTTGATCGGGCTATTCAAGATAAACGTGATCCAAAAGCTCGCCCCTGGAATATACAAGGAAGGATATGAGGCCACGAGCCAGTCAGTACGGGAACAGCCACAAGAGAGACCCCCACGACGCGACCCATTGCGAGATGATCAAATCCCACAGCCCGCGCGCCCATATCCATTTGATGATCCCCTGGCGACAAGGCCTCGGCGACCGGTGCCTCCGGGAGACTTTGCACCACCCGGATTCGAGGATGAGTACGAAATTCAGAGACCGCCTCGCGGAATCCCTCTCGGTATGGGAGGCAGAAACCCGCTCAATATCGGAGATCGAGATTTGTATCCACCTGGACTAGGCCCCCATGACCCTCTCAGAGGAGGCATCGGACCAGGActtggcggaggcggaggcggaggtaTGCACCCAACTTTTGATGATCCTCTTTTCGGCGGTCCGCAGGGGGGAGGATATGATCCGCAGGCGCCACCCGGCGCCCGATATGATCCTGTTGGGCCAGGATTTGGAGCGCCTTTCGGGCGAGGACGCGGGCCTTCCGGAGGACGTGGCGccggcggaggcggaggatttggtgggtttgggtttggcgGTGACATCATCTAA
- a CDS encoding uncharacterized protein (serine/threonine-protein phosphatase PP2A catalytic subunit) produces the protein MDNNMEIDTARSPEPHRLSPTSDPGSIPTLDGWIENLMSCKQLAEEDVRRLCDRAREVLQEESNVQPVKCPVTVCGDIHGQFHDLMELFRIGGPNPDTNYLFMGDYVDRGYYSVETVTLLVCLKIRYPQRITILRGNHESRQITQVYGFYDECLRKYGNANVWKYFTDLFDYLPLTALIENQIFCLHGGLSPSIDTLDNIRSLDRIQEVPHEGPMCDLLWSDPDDRCGWGISPRGAGYTFGQDISEAFNHNNGLTLVARAHQLVMEGYNWSQDRNVVTIFSAPNYCYRCGNQAAIMEIDEHLKYTFLQFDPCPRAGEPMVSRRTPDYFL, from the exons ATGGACAACAATATGGAAATCGATACCGCGCGGTCCCCCGAGCCCCACCGCCTGTCGCCAACGTCTGACCCTGGGTCGATACCGACATTGGACGGATGGATTGAAAATTTGATGAGCTGCAAGCAACTAGCGGAGGAAGACGTGCGGAGGCTGTGTGATCGG GCAAGAGAGGTGTTGCAGGAAGAATCCAATGTGCAACCAGTT AAATGCCCAGTGACTGTGTGTGGTGATATACACGGCCAGTTCCACGACTTAATGGAACTGTTCCGCATCGGAGGCCCGAATCCAGACACAAACTATCTGTTCATGG GTGACTATGTCGACCGTGGttattactccgtagagaCCGTTACCCTCCTTGTTTGCCTTAAAATCCGTTACCCCCAGCGTATCACCATCCTCCGTGGAAACCACGAGTCCCGTCAGATTACTCAAGTTTATGGATTCTACGACGAGTGCTTGCGTAAATATGGCAATGCCAATGTCTGGAAATACTTCACTGATCTTTTCGATTACCTACCTCTCACCGCACTCATCGAAAACCAGATCTTCTGCCTCCACGGCGGCCTGAGTCCGTCGATCGACACGCTTGACAACATTCGGTCCCTGGATCGGATCCAGGAGGTACCCCACGAGGGACCGATGTGTGACCTGCTGTGGAGCGACCCCGACGACCGATGTGGTTGGGGAATCTCGCCCCGTGGTGCTGGATACACCTTCGGGCAGGATATCTCGGAAGCATTTAATCATAACAACGGCTTGACTCTGGTTGCACGAGCGCATCAGCTTGTAATGGAGGGATATAATTGGTCGCAGGATCGGAACGTGGTCACAATTTTCTCAG CGCCGAATTATTGTTACCGCTGCGGTAACCAAGCCGCGATTATGGAGATTGATGAGCATTTGAAGTATACATT